TGTTAGAACTTCTTCTGGAGATCTCTCTTCTATTGGAATATCTTTTCCACTCTTTAGCTCCATATCGATTGAGGATAGCGGGGCCACGGCGAAGAATGGTATTCCATGCTCTCTAGCAAGAACAGCAAGCATGTACGTCCCTATCTTATTTGCAAAGTCACCATTGGCCACTATTCTGTCTGCTCCCACTATTATAGCATCTACGAATCCCTGTTGCATAACGAAAGCTGCTGCATTATCAGCTATCAACTTCACATTCAGTCCATCGTAACTGTACTCCCAAGCTGAGAGCCTCGCTCCTTGGAGAACTGGCCTAGTCTCATCCAGCCATAACAGCTTAAGGCTCCCATCTTTGTGCATAACCCTAACCACGGATCCTACGGTTCCCAGGTGAACTGTGGCCAAGCTTCCAGCATTGCAGTGAGTTAATATATTTCCTTCTGGGAGAACCTCAGCTCCGTAATGGCCCATTCTTAAGTTCGCTTCTACATCTTCATCGGCTATCTTGTAGGCTTCTTGCACAATAAGTCTCTTTATTTCATCTAAAGGATCTTCTGAATGTTCCTCAACCAGCTTCTTTATTCTGTTTAAAGCCCAGAATAAGTTTACCGCCGTTGGTCTGGTATTCTTGAGGATCTCATATGCTTTTTCAAATCCATCCAGAAATTCCTCTTTGGTTTTAGCTTTAGATGTTTCAGCATACAATGCTAAACCAAAACCCGCTGCAGCTCCTATAGCTGGTGCTCCCCTTACAGTCATATTCTTTATTGCTTCCGCGACTTCTTCAACCTTGCTAAACTTCTCGACTTTAAATTCCTTTGGTAATAACCTTTGATTTATCATGTAGACACTCTTATTCTTATACTCTACGGTTCTTGGAAGTTTCGTGAGCTCCTTTGGAGTGTATCTTATCTCCATAGTTCCACCTATTTAGATCTCTACCCTCTTTCCCTTAAACTTTTCTTTAAGATATTAAATGGGCTAAAAGGACTATGAAGAGCGTCGAAAATATATCTGAAAGTGTAGTTATCGTGGGAACCGTTACATTATCGGGATCTAAATTTGCCCTTTCGGC
This Pyrococcus horikoshii OT3 DNA region includes the following protein-coding sequences:
- the mtnA gene encoding S-methyl-5-thioribose-1-phosphate isomerase; amino-acid sequence: MEIRYTPKELTKLPRTVEYKNKSVYMINQRLLPKEFKVEKFSKVEEVAEAIKNMTVRGAPAIGAAAGFGLALYAETSKAKTKEEFLDGFEKAYEILKNTRPTAVNLFWALNRIKKLVEEHSEDPLDEIKRLIVQEAYKIADEDVEANLRMGHYGAEVLPEGNILTHCNAGSLATVHLGTVGSVVRVMHKDGSLKLLWLDETRPVLQGARLSAWEYSYDGLNVKLIADNAAAFVMQQGFVDAIIVGADRIVANGDFANKIGTYMLAVLAREHGIPFFAVAPLSSIDMELKSGKDIPIEERSPEEVLTCGGCRIAPDVPVYNPAFDVTPHKYLTGIITDRGVVWPPFKRNLKKLFEVNKSGGDEAV